The Chamaesiphon minutus PCC 6605 DNA window AGCCGATGAATGAGCCACATTCATCAGCAATCGATACCACTGGCGAACTGCTAGCTATGGGGGGGCAGGATGGCACGGTACAGATGCGGCAAGCATCGACAGGGCAACTATTATTCTCCGTTCGAGCGCATACAACCTTTGTATTAGCTCTGACTTTTAGCCCCGATAGCAAAACCCTCGTAAGTGGCTGTATCGGTGGGGGGATAAAATTCTGGGATGTCCACACGGGCAACTGCCAGCAGACTTGGGACAAAGGCAGGATTTGGACTTTGGATTTTAGTCCTGACGGGCGATTATTAGTAGCAGGTTTGAGCGATCGCGATAACTCGATTTGTATTTGGGATGTACAGACAGCAGAATGCCTCAAAATTTTAATCGGGCATTCTGCCCCAGTCTGTGGCATTGCTTTTGCACCATACCCCATTGACAATCGACAACTGATGGTGACGACAGGGCAAGATTCCGTAGTGAAGATTTGGGATGTCGAAAGTGGCGGTTGCGTTCGGACTTTGACCGAACATACCGGACAGATCTGGTCGGTGTGTTTTCATCCCGACGGAGATCGGTTTGCTACCTGTAGCTTCGATCGTTCCATTAAGATTTGGGATGTAACAACGGGTGCTTGTCTCCAGACGCTACTAGGTCATACCAAAGAAGTATCTAGAGTTAGATTTAGTCCCGACGGTCACTTATTAGTCAGTGCCTGCACAGATCGCACTGCTCGGCTGTGGGACACCGTAACTGGCAAATGTCTCAAAGTGTTGCAAGGACACCAGGAGCCAGTTTGGGCGGTAGAATTTACCGCAGGTTATCTTGGCTCCACTGCGCGGAACGAGCATCAATCGGGTAGTTCGATCGCCGAACGATTCCTCGTAAGTATCGGACTCGATCGCACCGTTCGATTTTGGGAGATCGTTTATCAGTACCGATCCAATCCGCTCTCGATCGATCCTGCTTCCATTTCCAGTCATTGCCTGAAAACCATTCAGGGTGGTGGCGAGGGGATTCGTGTCATGGCGATCCATCCCGATCGACAGTTATTTGCCAGCGGTGGTATGAGTGAATCGATCCATGTATGGGAACTATGCGATCGATCCGAGCCATGCCAGCCACACGAACCGATCGGCACGAGTGCGCCAACCGGAAAATGTCTCCAAAAACTTACCGTTCATAACTCAAGTAGCTGGACGATTGCCTTTCACCCTCAAGGTAAATTGTTAGCCAGCGGACACTTGAATGGCGAACTGAGGATTTGGGAGGTCGAATCTGGAAAATGTCTACATAACTTGCCCACAAATCATTCATACATGATTCAATTCTGTCGATTTAGCCCCCAAGGGGATCTGGTCGGTTGTATCGGTAGTACAGAGTCTAGCATTCGCTTCTGGAATATCCAGACTGGAGAATGCTGGCGCACGATCTGGCTAGAAGCCGAATCTTACATCTTCGGACTGGATTTTCATCCCCAAGGACACTATTTTGTGACCGCTGGACACGACGATCGAGTCCGCTGGTGGGATATGCAGTCAGGGGAGTGTTTCAGAAGTCAAGCGGCAAACGAAGGGCATGTTTGGGCGATTAATTTCCATCCCCACGGACATCTATTTGCCAGTGTCGGCGGTAGTCCCGATGTCAAAATTTGGGATGCAGAATCGGGGGAATGCGTAAGGTTATTATCAGGACATACCGGAAATCTGGGCGGGGTGGCTTTCAGTCCCGATGGTTTAATCTTAGCTAGCGGTCGAAGCGATCGCACCATTCGGCTGTGGGATGTAGCTACTGGTGAGTGTTTGCACGTTTTAGCAGGTCATACCAGCGGTGTTACGTCGGTAGGCTTCATCTCAATAGACAGTTCGCCGCAAATTCTTGCAAGTGCTAGTTTTGATGGCACGATTCGATTGTGGGATGTGCAAACTGGCGAATGCTTGAATATGTTTCGTCCCGATCGACTTTAT harbors:
- a CDS encoding NB-ARC domain-containing protein encodes the protein MTPKKNRRRGVVLSSIGQSKIEQARRQLEKTENAGDRLTIEELSERSRLSIATMTKVLAARIGVDKQTLDLVFVAFGLQMERADYQQPEHHEEPAEIQIDSPTTQIIDWGEAIDVSMFYGRDSEITTLTTWIQQDNCRLIALLGMGGIGKTALSVKIAQQLLQTERSFEFIIWRSLRNAPPLESLLIDIIQVLSCQQENLVSLPISALLNRLLHYLRSHRCLLVLDNGETILQSGEFAGIYRQDYEAYGELFRQAGEISHQSCLVLTSREKPETIANLEGITLPVRAIALTGLSPNDSDRLFAAIGLSSSSAIDRHKLIEVYGGNPLALKIVATSIREIFDGNVDGFLHAETTVFNGIRRLLDQQYQRLMPIERQVMTWLAIDRDWATLAQLQADIVPAVSTQGLMEALESLSRRSLIEQKNARFTQQPVVMEYMTEHLINQICAEITNCQLSTVNCQLFNTYALSKTTVKEYIRESQIRLILQPIARYLRERFRSIEQLERQMGQILDLVRRSEIAGSSYGAGNAIGLMQDLHIDLTGYTFANLTIRQACLQKTPLHQVNLARAHLMDCRFAEPMNEPHSSAIDTTGELLAMGGQDGTVQMRQASTGQLLFSVRAHTTFVLALTFSPDSKTLVSGCIGGGIKFWDVHTGNCQQTWDKGRIWTLDFSPDGRLLVAGLSDRDNSICIWDVQTAECLKILIGHSAPVCGIAFAPYPIDNRQLMVTTGQDSVVKIWDVESGGCVRTLTEHTGQIWSVCFHPDGDRFATCSFDRSIKIWDVTTGACLQTLLGHTKEVSRVRFSPDGHLLVSACTDRTARLWDTVTGKCLKVLQGHQEPVWAVEFTAGYLGSTARNEHQSGSSIAERFLVSIGLDRTVRFWEIVYQYRSNPLSIDPASISSHCLKTIQGGGEGIRVMAIHPDRQLFASGGMSESIHVWELCDRSEPCQPHEPIGTSAPTGKCLQKLTVHNSSSWTIAFHPQGKLLASGHLNGELRIWEVESGKCLHNLPTNHSYMIQFCRFSPQGDLVGCIGSTESSIRFWNIQTGECWRTIWLEAESYIFGLDFHPQGHYFVTAGHDDRVRWWDMQSGECFRSQAANEGHVWAINFHPHGHLFASVGGSPDVKIWDAESGECVRLLSGHTGNLGGVAFSPDGLILASGRSDRTIRLWDVATGECLHVLAGHTSGVTSVGFISIDSSPQILASASFDGTIRLWDVQTGECLNMFRPDRLYEGMDITGITGLTQGSIATLKSLGAIDLLSNEIVRS